ACCGCAGTGTCAATGGTTCGAGTCCATTAGGAAGCGCCATTTTTTTATTTTTTGGGAAATTTTATTGAGTAGTGTAAAGAAATATAGATTGACATCTTTTAATAAATATGTTAAAATACTGAAGTTAAATACGGATATTCCGCTTTAATATAAAGCTATTAAATGAATATCTTAAGGAGGATTAAATAGATGAAAGAAAAATTAATTCAATTAGTAGAACAAAGCTACTTAAGAACAGACATTCCTGAATTCAAAGCTGGAGATACTATCGCAGTATACTACAAAGTAAAAGAAGGAAACAAAGAAAGAGTTCAATTATTTGAAGGAGTAGTTATCAGAGTAAATGGTGGAGGAATTGCAAAAACTTTCACTGTAAGAAAAGTAACTGCTGGAATTGGAATTGAAAGAATCATTCCTGTAAACTCTCCAATGATCGATAAAATCGAAGTATTAAAAATCGGAAGAGTTAGAAGATCTAAACTTTATTACCTTAGAGGACTTTCTGGTAAAAAAGCAAGAATCAAAGAAATCAGAAAATAATAATGGGAGCCAAGGATTTATTCCTTGGCTTTTTTCTTTTGTAGATTTTCATAAAATTTATTTAAAATTCATCTTATTATGGTAAAAGTATGATATTATTATATGGTATTTTTTTTTGTTATTTTATGTTAAAATAATAGTGTTGAAAATATTAAAAGGTGGAGAGGGTTGGAAATGGAGAAGAGCAAAGTAATAATTAATGGGATCTTTTATATAATCTTAACACTAATTTTTATCTATATTTTTATCAAAGAAAAAGAGTTAACTGAGATAATAAAAACATATAGAGAAAAGTTAGCAGACAAGATAGTAACTAAATTAGATGTAGAGGGAAAAGTCTTAGGAACAGTAATAAGAAAAACTATAAATATAGTTGAAACTTTAGGAACAGCTTTAATTTTAGTTTTACTAATTCAAAAATTCTATTTAGGAAACTTTCTTGTACCAACAGGATCAATGATTCCTACTATTATGCCAAAGGATAGATTATTTGGGAATATGATAGTATATAAATTTAGAGAACCTAAAAGAGAAGAGATAATAGTTTTTAAAGAGCCTATTCAAAATAAAGTATTATACACAAAGAGAGTTATGGGACTTCCTGGAGAAACTGTGAATATTCAAAATGGCAATCTTTATGTAAATGGAGAGAGAATAGATAGTAGAGAGTATTCAAATATTGGTGAAATAGGAAATGAAAAATGGATTATTCCTAAAAAAGGGGATACAATAGAGATTATTCCTGGAAAAGATTATGGAAAACTATTTAGAGAAAATATGATAGATGTAGCAGAGGTACAAAAATATTTAGTAGATAATCCTGGAGCAGTTAGTGAAATTTTACCAGATCTTGAGTTTAGAGTAAATGGAGAAAAGACTGGAATGATGCTGGATCTTATTCATGACAGTAAGTATGTAGATAGAATTTTCCAAGGGGAAAATGTGGCTCTTATCTCTGATAAGAACTATTACTTTGCTCTTGGAGATAACACAAATGGAAGTTATGACTCAAGAATGTGGGGATTTGTAAGTGAAGATAGAATAAAAGGAAAAGCTTTTGTTAGATTTTGGCCAATAACAAAAATGGGACTTTTAAAATAGGAGAGAGAATGATAGTAGAATTAAAAGATAAAAAATCTCTTGAAGATATAGCTAAATTTGAAAGTGAAATTTTTGGAGTAACTGCATTTTCTTTGAAACAGTTAGAAGAAATGAGTGAAATAGAAAGATATAAGTTTATTGAGCTTTATGAAGATGAAAAAATAGTAGGTTATGTAATACTACTAGATAGTATAGATGTATGGGAAATAATGAAAATAGCTGTGGACAGGGAGCAGAGAAAAAAAGGGTATGGAGATAAATTATTAAACTATATTTTTAACTTTGCTCAGATGCCAATAATGTTAGAAGTTAGAGAGAGCAATATTCCAGCTATAGAGTTTTATAGAAAAAATGGATTTGAAAAAATTGGAGTAAGAAAAAATTATTACCATGATACAAATGAAGCTGCACATATTATGATAAAAGAGTTTTAATATTTAGAAATTTTAAATAAAGGAAGGTAAAAGATGGAAAAAAATATTTATTCAAACCCTTTAGCAGAAAGATACTCTTCAAAAGAGATGTTAGAAAATTTTTCACCTAATAAGAAGTTCTCAACTTGGAGAAAACTATGGGTAGCATTAGCTGAAGCAGAAAAAGAGTTAGGATTAAATATAACTGATGAGCAAATACAAGAGATGAAAGAAAATATATATAACATAGACTATGAACTTGCAGCTAAAAAAGAAGCTGAGTTTAGACATGATGTAATGGCTCATGTACACACTTTTGGAACTCAAGCTCCTAAAGCTATGCCTATTATTCATCTAGGGGCAACAAGTGCCTTTGTAGGAGATAATACAGATCTTATTCAAATAAAAGATGGATTGGATATTATAAAAACTAAACTTGTAAATGTGATAGCTGAGATGTCAAAATTTGCTATGGAGTATAAAGATCTACCAACATTAGGATTTACTCACTTCCAAGCAGCTCAACTTACAACAGTAGGAAAAAGAGCTACACTTTGGTTACAAAGTTTATTACTAGATTTAGAAGAGTTAGAATTCAGAGAAAAAACTTTAAGATTTAGAGGAGTTAAAGGGACAACAGGGACTCAAGCAAGTTTTAAAGAACTTTTCAATGATGATTTTAGTAAAGTAAAAGAGCTAGATGAGAAAATTACAGAGAAAATGGGATTTGATAAGAGATTCCTAGTAGCAGGACAAACTTATGATAGAAAAGTAGATTCTGAAACAATGAATTTACTAGCTAATATAGCTCAATCTGCACATAAATTTACAAATGATTTAAGATTATTACAACATCTAAAAGAGATAGAAGAACCATTTGAAAAGAAACAAATTGGATCATCTGCAATGGCATATAAGAGAAATCCTATGAGAAGTGAAAGAATATCATCACTGGCTAAATTTGTAATAGCTTTACAACAAAGTACAGCAATGACAGCTTCAACTCAATGGTTTGAGAGAACACTTGATGATTCAGCAAATAAGAGATTATCTCTACCACAAGCATTTTTAGCAGTAGATGCAATTTTAATTATCTGGAAAAATGTATTAGATGGTTTAGTAGTATATCCAAAGATGATAGAGAAACATATAATGGCAGAACTACCATTTATGTCAACTGAATATATAATTATGGAATGTGTAAAAAATGGTGGAGATAGACAGGAACTTCATGAAAGAATAAGAGTTCACTCTATGGAAGCTGGAAGAATGGTAAAAGTTGAAGGAAAAGAAAATGATCTTATAGAGAGAATCTTAAATGATAAAGGATTTAACTTAGATAAAGAGAGATTATTAGAGATATTAGCACCTAAAAACTTTATAGGTTTTGCTCCAGAACAAACAGAGGAATTTGTTAATATAGAGATTAAACCTATTTTAGAAAAGTATAGAGATAGACTGGGAATGGAAGCAGCTTTAAGAGTGTAATTATGAAAATAGAAAATAGAAGAGAGGTTTATTTAATTGCTTTAGTATTATTGGCACTTTATCTGTCGCTAGCTGAAAATTTTATTCCTAAACCTTTTCCTTGGATGAAAATAGGACTTTCTAATATAGCAGTTTTAATAGCACTTGAAAAATTTGATTCTAAAATGGCAATAGAGGTTGTATTGCTTAGAATTTTCATACAAGCTCTTATGTTAGGAACACTTTTTACACCAGGATTTATAATAAGTTTATCAGCAGGTGGAGTAACTACCTTATTTATGGTAGGTCTATATAGATTTAGAAAATATCTATCTCTTTTAGCAATAAGTTCATTATCAGCTTTTCTACATAATTTAATTCAATTGATAGTTGTATATTTTCTACTTTTTAGAAATATAACTATCTATTCAAAATCGATAATGATGTTTGTATGGGGATTTTTAATTATTGGAGTTATAGCAGGTATAATTACTGGAGTTATAGGAGAGAGATTAAATTTACGAGGAGGAAAGAAATTATGAGAAGATATTTTGGAACTGATGGAATCAGAGGAGAAGCAAATAGAGAATTAACAGTTGATATAGCATTGAGATTAGGATATGCACTTGGTTATTACTTAAAAAATAAAAAGAATGGAGAAAAAGTTAAAGTAATAATGGGAAGTGACACAAGAAGATCTGGTTATATGCTAAGATCAGCTTTAACAGCAGGATTAAACTCTATGGGAGTAGATATAGACTTTGTAGGAGTAATCTCTACACCAGCAGTAGCATATATAACAAAGGCTAAAGAAGTAGATGCAGGAATTATGATTTCAGCTTCTCATAACCCAGCAAAAGATAATGGATTAAAAGTATTTGGTGGAAATGGGTATAAACTTCCAGATGAAGTAGAAGAAGAGATTGAAAATCTAATGGACTCTGTTGAGGAGATTACAAAAAATCCAATAGCTGGAGATAAAGTTGGAAGATTTAAGTATGCAGAAGATGAGTACTATCTATATAGAGATCACCTATTAAACTCTGTAAAAGGTGATTTTGCAGGAATGAAAATAATAGTTGATGCTGCAAATGGATCAGCTTATAGAATAGCAAGAGAGGTATTTTTAGCACTAGGAGCAGAGGTTGTAGTTATCAATGACGCACCTAATGGAACAAATATCAATGTAAAATGTGGATCTACACATCCAGAGATCTTAGCAAAAGTCGTTGTTGGATATGAAGCTGATTTAGGATTAGCTTATGATGGAGATGCTGACAGATTAATGGCAGTAGATAGAAATGGAAATATAGTAGACGGAGATAAGATAATAGCAACTTTAGCACTTTTAATGAAGAAAAAAGGAGAGTTAAAAGGAAATAAAGTTGTAACTACTGTAATGAGTAATATGGGACTTGAAAACTATCTAAAAGATAATGAGATTCAACTATTAAGAGCAAGTGTTGGAGATAGATATGTACTTGAAAAAATGATAACTGAAGAAGTTGGAATTGGTGGAGAGCAATCAGGACACATTATTCTTCTAGATTACGCAACAACAGGAGATGGGGTATTAACTTCATTAAAACTTGTAGAAGCTTTAAGAGATGAGAAGAAACATCTAGATGAGATGGTAAAAGATATTAAAGATTGGCCTCAAAAACTTGTAAATGTTGTAGTTGACAACAAAAAGAAAAATATTTGGAATCAAAATAAAAATATAACTGACTTCATTGCTGTAAAAGAGAAAGAGATGGAAGGATTAGGAAGAGTACTTGTTAGAACTTCTGGAACTGAGCCACTAGTAAGAGTAATGGTAGAGGGAAAAGATATGGCAATGGTTGAAAAAGTAGTAAATGAGATAGCAGAAGTTGTAAAAAAAGAATTAGCATAAATAGGGAGAATAAAGATGTATAAAGTTTTTTCAAAAATTTATGATAAATTCATGGAATACTCAGATTATGGTGCTTGGGAAAAAGTTGTAGAATCTCTTATAGCTGAAGGAAAGCCAAATGGAAAAACTCTTTTAGACATTGGTTGTGGAACAGGGGAACTTTTAACTAGAATGGCAAAAAATTACCAATGTCATGGAATGGATCTATCTGAAGGAATGTTAAAAGTAGCTGAGAAGAAATTAAGACATAGAAATGTAAGACTTTATCTAGGAGATATGGTTGATTTCAATACTGGATTTCAATATGATATAATGGTTTCACTTTTTGATACTGTAAATCATGTATTATCACTTGAGGAGTTAATTAGCCATTTTAAAAGTGTTGAAAGATCTTTAAAAGATAACGGAGTATATATCTTTGACATTGTAGATAGAGAGT
This genomic window from uncultured Fusobacterium sp. contains:
- a CDS encoding class I SAM-dependent methyltransferase — its product is MYKVFSKIYDKFMEYSDYGAWEKVVESLIAEGKPNGKTLLDIGCGTGELLTRMAKNYQCHGMDLSEGMLKVAEKKLRHRNVRLYLGDMVDFNTGFQYDIMVSLFDTVNHVLSLEELISHFKSVERSLKDNGVYIFDIVDREFMNEMFPNDLFVDDRKDLTCIWEHEIEEGIDYIDATYFIKNSKGSFDKVCESYGKKIFTSDEMEKAIEESGLKLIKIIENNEIAGRRNVYLLKKMA
- the purB gene encoding adenylosuccinate lyase, with the translated sequence MEKNIYSNPLAERYSSKEMLENFSPNKKFSTWRKLWVALAEAEKELGLNITDEQIQEMKENIYNIDYELAAKKEAEFRHDVMAHVHTFGTQAPKAMPIIHLGATSAFVGDNTDLIQIKDGLDIIKTKLVNVIAEMSKFAMEYKDLPTLGFTHFQAAQLTTVGKRATLWLQSLLLDLEELEFREKTLRFRGVKGTTGTQASFKELFNDDFSKVKELDEKITEKMGFDKRFLVAGQTYDRKVDSETMNLLANIAQSAHKFTNDLRLLQHLKEIEEPFEKKQIGSSAMAYKRNPMRSERISSLAKFVIALQQSTAMTASTQWFERTLDDSANKRLSLPQAFLAVDAILIIWKNVLDGLVVYPKMIEKHIMAELPFMSTEYIIMECVKNGGDRQELHERIRVHSMEAGRMVKVEGKENDLIERILNDKGFNLDKERLLEILAPKNFIGFAPEQTEEFVNIEIKPILEKYRDRLGMEAALRV
- a CDS encoding Gx transporter family protein, which produces MMKIENRREVYLIALVLLALYLSLAENFIPKPFPWMKIGLSNIAVLIALEKFDSKMAIEVVLLRIFIQALMLGTLFTPGFIISLSAGGVTTLFMVGLYRFRKYLSLLAISSLSAFLHNLIQLIVVYFLLFRNITIYSKSIMMFVWGFLIIGVIAGIITGVIGERLNLRGGKKL
- the lepB gene encoding signal peptidase I translates to MEKSKVIINGIFYIILTLIFIYIFIKEKELTEIIKTYREKLADKIVTKLDVEGKVLGTVIRKTINIVETLGTALILVLLIQKFYLGNFLVPTGSMIPTIMPKDRLFGNMIVYKFREPKREEIIVFKEPIQNKVLYTKRVMGLPGETVNIQNGNLYVNGERIDSREYSNIGEIGNEKWIIPKKGDTIEIIPGKDYGKLFRENMIDVAEVQKYLVDNPGAVSEILPDLEFRVNGEKTGMMLDLIHDSKYVDRIFQGENVALISDKNYYFALGDNTNGSYDSRMWGFVSEDRIKGKAFVRFWPITKMGLLK
- the rplS gene encoding 50S ribosomal protein L19, which translates into the protein MKEKLIQLVEQSYLRTDIPEFKAGDTIAVYYKVKEGNKERVQLFEGVVIRVNGGGIAKTFTVRKVTAGIGIERIIPVNSPMIDKIEVLKIGRVRRSKLYYLRGLSGKKARIKEIRK
- the rimI gene encoding ribosomal protein S18-alanine N-acetyltransferase — protein: MIVELKDKKSLEDIAKFESEIFGVTAFSLKQLEEMSEIERYKFIELYEDEKIVGYVILLDSIDVWEIMKIAVDREQRKKGYGDKLLNYIFNFAQMPIMLEVRESNIPAIEFYRKNGFEKIGVRKNYYHDTNEAAHIMIKEF
- the glmM gene encoding phosphoglucosamine mutase translates to MRRYFGTDGIRGEANRELTVDIALRLGYALGYYLKNKKNGEKVKVIMGSDTRRSGYMLRSALTAGLNSMGVDIDFVGVISTPAVAYITKAKEVDAGIMISASHNPAKDNGLKVFGGNGYKLPDEVEEEIENLMDSVEEITKNPIAGDKVGRFKYAEDEYYLYRDHLLNSVKGDFAGMKIIVDAANGSAYRIAREVFLALGAEVVVINDAPNGTNINVKCGSTHPEILAKVVVGYEADLGLAYDGDADRLMAVDRNGNIVDGDKIIATLALLMKKKGELKGNKVVTTVMSNMGLENYLKDNEIQLLRASVGDRYVLEKMITEEVGIGGEQSGHIILLDYATTGDGVLTSLKLVEALRDEKKHLDEMVKDIKDWPQKLVNVVVDNKKKNIWNQNKNITDFIAVKEKEMEGLGRVLVRTSGTEPLVRVMVEGKDMAMVEKVVNEIAEVVKKELA